The Anaerobaca lacustris genome includes the window AGGTTCAGTTGCGTTCCGGCGACTTCGAAGAACTCCATGCCGACCAGTGGGTCGCCGGGAATGAACCACGTTTCGAAGCTCTTGCCGTTGAGGTGCACGGCGCCCCAGAAGATCGGCAACTGGACGCGCTGGCCATCGGCAAGACGGAACTCCTCGACGGCCGCGAACTCCACAGCCATTCGCTCCAGCGCGTCTTCCGGTAACGCGATGGCCCCAGTGAAGCCGGTATCGGCTGTGATCTCGTTTCCGTGACGGGACGAAAGCTCCAGCGTTCCGTCACTGCCGAGTCTGTACCGGAAATACGGAACGCTGTTGCGTATCTCCCCCCTCAAGACGGCTTTCATAGACTCTTTTCCACTCGCCTGGGTCTTTGTGAACGCTTTGCCTGCTCGCCCGGCTTGCGGAACCTCCCTCCGCTTACGCCGGCGTGTGTGTGGGGCAGACCGAGACGCAGACAATAGAACACCTTGCCGGGGAACGCCTTTCGGGCCTGCCTCATGGCGACCGTCAGGTTCTTGTCCACGAAGTACCGGCCGCTCTCGGGCTCGATCACCGCAACGTCGCCCTCGTGGCCCTTGAGCGAACGCACCTCCTTGAGCACAGCTTGTGACGGTTTCGCTACTTTCTTGCCGGTCATGTCCGTCGCCTCTCTTCCCGGACGGGCACAAAACCACCGCCCGACGCCACATCAGCCTACCAGATCGGCGAGGCCCAAGCAAGGGCAAACCCGCTCATCCAACCCGGAATCTCGAATCTGGGGCTACAGCAGATTGCAGGCGGGAGGCTGGAGGCCATAGGCCACGGCACCCGCACTTCACGCTTCACACTTCACCTTCACGCTTCACACTCGGTCCCGTTCGGCATGGGCTGAAGCCCATCCTACGGCTTCGCACTTCACACTGGTCCACGCATCTACGCTTCTACCCTTCTACGCTCCCACGGCGTCAAGGAATTCCTCCACCGACAGGCCGGCCCGCGCGATGAGACTGCGCAGCGTGCCGCGAGCCACCTCCGCGTGGTTGGGAACGACCTCGCGAGGCTTGAGGACGGGCACCGGCGGCATCAGACGACGACCTCCACCTGACGGGTCTGCACCGTCAGCGGCATCCCCTTCTCGGCGCGAACTTCGAGGCACTGCTGGATCGCCTCGCGGATGTTCGCCTCGGCCTCCGCTTCGGTTCGACCCTGGCTGACACAGCCGGGAATCGAGGGACACTCGGCGACGAAGACGCCGTCTTCGTCCTGATACAGCGTAACAAGGAACTTCATAATCCGTTCTCCAAGCGCGATGAGCGTGCAGGCGACATGGTGCCGCAGGGCGCGCTCGCGACCCCGCTCAATACATCGATTCTAACACAACGCCGCCTCCAATGCCAGCCGCAACGCAAAGAGCGCGGCGGGTGCAGAAGGTGCCGAGCAGAACGCAACCATTGGATCTGCCCGCAAGTACCCCGTCCACGAACTGGGAATAGTCAAAAACGTGCAACACCTTTTTGCGCGCCCGTTGTGACATTGCAGAAATTTTTATTCGTTTGGCGGTCGGGGTTTAGGGCGGGTTGGAGGGGCGAAGGTGGATTTTTTTTGGTCAAAAACGTGCAACACTTTCCAAGGGTAGAGGGCCGACGTCGGGTCGGCCCGGTCTTGGACCGGCGAGCGGGATGGCTCGCCCTTGGATGTCGCGATGGATTCGAGACCGCTGGATCGCAGATGTCGGCTGTGGAGGCGAGGGCCATCGAGGTCGTTGTGACCATTCCGCTGTGGCTGGCTCGGGCCGGCGTGGCGCTGGCGCTGCTGTGGCGTCGCGTCCGCTACGGCTACGCCTTCCGCCGGATCGCCCTGACCAAAGGCCGCTACGCCATCGTCGATCCCGACGACTATCCGCGTCTGGCCCGCTACAACTGGCATGTCAGCGAAGGGACGCGGACGTATTACGCGGCGCGCACCGCCCGGCTGAGTGACGGCCGGACGAAGACAATCGCGATGCACCGCCAGGTGCTGCCGACGCCGTCCGGCGTGCTCGTCGATCACGTCAACCAGCACGGATGGGACAATCGCAAGGCCAACCTGCGCGCCGCAACCCGCTCGCAGAACGCCCGCAACCGCGCCAAGTTCAGCCGGGGCGTCTATAGCTCTGCGTACAAGGGCGTCCGACGCACGGGCGCCGGCTGGGAGGCGACGATCACGGTCCATCGCCGCTCGATCTTCCTCGGCCGCTTCGACAGCGAAATCCAAGCCGCCCGCGCCTACGACCGCGCCGCCCTCCGATACCACGGCCGCTTCGCGTCCCTGAACTTCCCCCGCCCCGCCCGCCTGCGCGAGCGTCTCATCGCCTTATTGATGCGTCCGATCCGCCGGCACGCCGGAGGGCGAGCGTCCCTTCGACAGGCTCAGGGCAAGCTCCCGCTCGCCAATCCCAAACCGAAGCAGCGTGCTTCAATGGAGTCGATAGACCGACGGCGCGCCCCCTTTCGGGCCGTCGAAGAGCACCAGGACCGTCGTATGGTCGGGGCTTTCGTCGAGAATGGTCATGGCCTCGGCCTTGCCGGGCGGGTTCGGGATCGGGCCGATCTTCTCGACGTCGCGGCCGACGCCGGACCAGCGGAACAGGGTGTAGCCGCGACCTTTCTCGTAATCGACGGCCTGCGGGTACGCGTTCGATGGCTCGGACCCGGCGTTGCCCGCGATGAGAAGGAAGCCCTCGCGGGCGGCGACGATCTCGCGAATCCCGAGCCCCCTGCCGAGCTTCAGTCGGTGCAGCGTATAGGCCGGCTGTGTCACCTTCGCAAACACATCGTCGGCGGCCACTTCGACGACGAAGGCGTAGCCCTCGAGGTTCGGATTGCGCAGCCCGACGAAGAGCCGCCCTTCGCGGACGGCCAGCCCTTCGATGTTGACCCCCTTCTGCTGGAGCGGGCTGGCGAAGTGCGGGCCCAGCGTCGCGTCGTTTTCCAGGATCGCGGTCAGGCTGCCGACCGTCACCGCCGCGCTGCCGCCGGCCGGCAGGCCCGTCGTCGGATCGACGCGCAGGCGGCAGATCGTATAGCGCGACGGCTGGCGCACGCCGCTGTTCTTGGCGACGCCATGCGAGCCGGCGACGTAGTAGCCGTCGCCCTCGGCGGCAATCGCCTCGATGTCCATCTCCTCGCTCGAGCCCAGCAGCGGGACCGTTGCCAGCACGCGCAGCGTTCGGCCCTCGCGCGACAGCGCAACAACCTGGGCCGCCGCGCCCTCGTCGGCGCCGATCAGGCAGCGCGTCGG containing:
- a CDS encoding type II toxin-antitoxin system HicB family antitoxin is translated as MKFLVTLYQDEDGVFVAECPSIPGCVSQGRTEAEAEANIREAIQQCLEVRAEKGMPLTVQTRQVEVVV
- a CDS encoding type II toxin-antitoxin system HicA family toxin, with protein sequence MPPVPVLKPREVVPNHAEVARGTLRSLIARAGLSVEEFLDAVGA
- a CDS encoding DUF3616 domain-containing protein, which gives rise to MKPGNGMGCRALIALVGVCGLLLTGSGCAEKEPASDVATGAPGRVEFVESFSFRGSVLEDKDLSGIACISPTRCLIGADEGAAAQVVALSREGRTLRVLATVPLLGSSEEMDIEAIAAEGDGYYVAGSHGVAKNSGVRQPSRYTICRLRVDPTTGLPAGGSAAVTVGSLTAILENDATLGPHFASPLQQKGVNIEGLAVREGRLFVGLRNPNLEGYAFVVEVAADDVFAKVTQPAYTLHRLKLGRGLGIREIVAAREGFLLIAGNAGSEPSNAYPQAVDYEKGRGYTLFRWSGVGRDVEKIGPIPNPPGKAEAMTILDESPDHTTVLVLFDGPKGGAPSVYRLH